Proteins encoded by one window of Rutidosis leptorrhynchoides isolate AG116_Rl617_1_P2 chromosome 7, CSIRO_AGI_Rlap_v1, whole genome shotgun sequence:
- the LOC139857435 gene encoding UDP-glycosyltransferase 83A1-like — translation MTKPHVVVIPCPAQGHVIPMMELAQCLVKQGVKVTFVNTEDTHKQITSTWLEKDGFGKLMQMVCLPDGLETWEDRADICKLTWSILKTMPSKLETLMKTINNEDGNDKITCVIVDGVMGWAIKVGKKMGIRTATFWPASVATLASMLSIPKLIDDGIINHKGLPLSDVIIQLSENMPPIKPKNLVWACFMDVDTVEAMFQVSKEAEEAYTMTDWFICNSAIELEPAAFNLYPQVFPIGPFLASNRLGDQAGHFWQEDPTCLTWLDQQQPCSVIYIAFGSFTLFDPTQFQELALGLELSNRPFLWVVRPGMTKETTPAYPDGYMDRVGSRGRIVNWAPQQKVLAHPSLTCFVSHCGWNSTLEGVINGLPFLCWPYFADQFLDETYICDIWKTGLGFNKDESGIITRGEIKSKVEQLLGNSTFRDKALDIKEKVTSSVTEGGCSHKNLCKFIEWLQGKNTDAKDQPDHM, via the exons ATGACAAAACCTCATGTGGTAGTCATACCATGTCCTGCACAAGGCCATGTAATTCCTATGATGGAGCTTGCTCAATGCTTAGTCAAACAAGGAGTCAAAGTTACTTTCGTAAACACGGAGGACACCCACAAGCAAATTACGAGTACATGGTTAGAAAAAGATGGTTTTGGGAAGCTAATGCAGATGGTCTGTCTTCCGGATGGACTTGAAACATGGGAGGACAGGGCTGACATTTGTAAGTTGACCTGGTCAATATTAAAAACCATGCCAAGCAAGCTGGAGACACTTATGAAGACGATTAACAATGAAGATGGAAATGATAAAATCACATGTGTTATTGTTGACGGTGTGATGGGATGGGCCATTAAAGTCGGAAAAAAGATGGGAATCAGAACAGCAACCTTCTGGCCTGCATCAGTTGCTACATTGGCCTCCATGCTAAGCATTCCAAAACTGATTGATGATGGAATAATAAACCACAAAG GCTTGCCTCTAAGTGATGTGATAATTCAACTATCGGAAAACATGCCACCTATAAAACCCAAGAACCTTGTATGGGCGTGCTTCATGGACGTGGATACTGTGGAAGCGATGTTCCAAGTGTCAAAAGAAGCCGAAGAAGCTTATACTATGACAGATTGGTTTATTTGCAACTCAGCTATAGAGCTCGAGCCTGCCGCATTCAACTTGTACCCACAAGTGTTTCCGATTGGCCCCTTTCTGGCAAGCAACCGACTTGGTGACCAAGCAGGCCACTTCTGGCAAGAGGACCCCACTTGCTTAACATGGCTTGATCAACAACAACCATGTTCAGTTATTTATATTGCATTTGGGAGTTTCACTCTTTTTGACCCAACTCAATTTCAAGAACTGGCACTTGGTCTTGAACTTAGCAACAGACCCTTCTTGTGGGTGGTGCGGCCAGGCATGACTAAAGAGACTACACCTGCGTACCCTGATGGTTACATGGACCGAGTGGGGTCTCGTGGTAGAATCGTGAATTGGGCACCACAACAAAAGGTGTTAGCTCATCCTTCATTAACTTGTTTTGTGAGTCATTGTGGCTGGAACTCTACTTTGGAGGGTGTAATAAACGGACTCCCCTTCCTCTGTTGGCCATATTTCGCCGATCAATTTCTCGACGAGACTTACATATGTGACATCTGGAAGACTGGTCTAGGATTTAATAAAGATGAATCTGGTATCATCACTCGAGGTGAAATAAAAAGCAAAGTAGAGCAGCTACTCGGTAATAGTACATTTAGAGATAAGGCCTTAGATATTAAAGAAAAGGTTACAAGTAGTGTGACTGAAGGTGGATGCTCACACAAAAATCTTTGCAAATTTATTGAGTGGTTACAAGGGAAAAATACAGATGCTAAGGATCAACCTGATCATATGTGA